In Spiroplasma clarkii, the DNA window GTGAAAATAAAGTTCACTTCCAAAACTAAATTGGTTCCCAGTCATGTCATTTTGAACTTCTTCATAATTTAAATTTATTAAAATACTGCTAAACATTGGATAAAATGACAAAATGACTATAATTGATCCTGAAATTATTAGACTAATTTTAAAAAAGATTATTGAGGTTAATAAACACACAAAACTTATGAATACTAGTAGTAGCAATATTGTTGCATATAAGTTTATTGAAATCATCTTTACATAATATGGATTACTGTAATTAACTATGGCACTGATGATTATCACAAATGTAGCAAAAACAAAGCAGCTTACAAGGTTACTTGTAATGACAGCTAAATGTTTTGCAAAAAATATTTGTCATGACTTTAATCCATTTTTAGCTTCAATAGTTCTAATCCCATTATGCTTTTGGACATTTAAAAATTCATGAAGTTGTAAAGTTGCTAAACTTCCACAAAATGAAAAAATAAAGACTGAGTTGACAATGTTTAAAATTCAAGCAGAGTTTTCATTTTTAACAACCATCACATTTGATATTCCCCAAGCTAAATTTAAAACAAGTAAAACTAGGATAAAACAGATATTAACAATTAAAAAGGACTTTTTTATAAAAATACTTTTTAATGAATATTTGTAACAAATATTAAATTTCATTATTTTCCCCCTCACTTTAAAAAGGGTAAACTACCCTTTTTAAAAACTAATTGAAATATGCTTGATTAATTTTTGAAGCTGCATAAGCTGCATTTTTTTGACTATTATTTAAAAATGTTAAGGCAGTAGCAATTAATACAATCATTGTTAAGAAAACTACTAAAATTTTCTTACTTTTTTTCATTAATTATACCTCCTAAATAAATAATATCACTTTTTCTAAAAAATACATTTTTTTTCAAAAAATACTTTAATTTTTAGAATTTTTTTACTATTATTGGTGTTTATTGAAATTTATAACACTTTAAGTGTTATAAATTGTCTTCTTAAAAGTAATTCAAGAACATAACTGAAAAAAATACAAAAAAACTCTGTTAAAAATCAGAGTTTTTCATTAGAGTAACTTTTAATTTAATTTATTTCATAGCTTTTTTAGCAGCTTTTTGTGACTCTCTTTGAACTACAAGTTCTTGGTAAGCTGCTTGTCTTACTACTAAATCTGCTTCATAAGCATTATATTTTTCAAGTCTTGCTTTCAAAGCATCTTGTTTTGCAGGATTATCTGCAAATTTAGCAATTTTAGTTTCTAATGATTCTTTAACTCCATTAGTTCCAGATAAAGCTAATTTTCCTTTTTTAATATCAGCCATTCTTCAGAATCCTAAAATTAAGGCCATTACAAATGTTCCAGCAATTACTGCTAAGATAAATCCAACAACTCCCATAGCTTTTTGTGCACTAGCAGAATCAAATAGTAAAGAATTTGTTAATGGTGAAACAAAGATTCCTCCATGTGGTGCATTAATAGCAATTTTTAAAATTCCCACAATTGCCCCTGCAGTTGCTCCTCCAGCAACTGCAGATCCCATAATTCTTTTTGGATCTTCAATCATAAATGGAATTGCCCCTTCTGAAATGAAACACATTCCCATTAATCAGTTTGCTTTAGCAGCATCTCTATTTTTTTCACTTCATTGTCTTGGGAATAAAACAGTTGAAACTGCAATTCCCAATGGTGGGATCATTCCAGCTGTCATAGCTGCTGTCATAACCATTGTTTGTTGGTCATAAGCTGCACTATTTGTATCTTTTACAAGTGCAAATCCAACTGAAAGTACTCCTAAAACGTAAGCAATTTTGTTGATTGGACCACCCATGTCAACACACATCATAGCTCCAATAATAATACATACTAATCACATCAAGTTTTTACTTGCCAAGTAAGTAATACCTTCTTGTAAACCAAACATTACATAACCTAATGGAATGTTTATTGCTAGCATAATAATTGCAATTGCTAGTAGTGATAACACTGGAATAAAGACTATGTCTCTAACTCCTTGTAAACCTTTTCCAAAGTTTTTCATTAATTTACTTAGTCCTAAAACTGCTAAACCTGCAAGGTAAGCACCAACTAGAGCTCCAATAAATCCACTTGATAATCCTGATAAACTTTCAGGTAAAAATCTTGTTCAAGCACCAGACCAATTTCCAGCAGTTCCATAAACCATACCATTTCCATTTGCAAGTAATCCAGCAACAGCACCAGGCATCAACCCTTGTGCTCCTACAAGTGAATAACATACATATGCTGATAGAATTGGAATCATTAATTCCATTCCAACTTTACCTATGGCACTAAAGAAGTGAGCAACAATTCACACTGTTCCAAAACTTCCAGATGAATAATAAGTTACATTATTTATAACATAAGTTTGTCCTGATCCTAAGATATCCCAAGCTGCTGTTATTGATGGGTCTTCAACACCTGAACCAACAAGTGCTGCTAATTTAGCTGGACTAGCTACACCAACAAAACCATTTACTGTTAAGTAGATGTAATCTAGTAAGAAACCAATTCCTAAAATGATTCCTCCTGCTACTACAAATGGTAACATTCTTGAAACCCCTGCTAGCAAGTTATCTTTAACTTTTTTAAATTGACCTAGGGTTAGTTCACCACTACCCTCATTGTCATCTTTAACATTTTCAATTTTTTTCAAATTTTTGTGATTTTTATAGTCATTAATTAATTCTTTTCCGTTATATATAGCATCTTTAGTAGAAGTATCAATAACTTCAAAACCATTAAATCTTCCCATACCATTAATAGCTTTGTCATGAGCCAAAATAATGTATTTTGCATTAGCAATATCTTCAGCAGTTAACTTATTATCAACCCCACGACGACCTTGGGTTTCAACTTTTGCTGTTAACCCTAGTTGAGAAGCATATTCTTCAATTTTTTCAGCAGCTAAATAGGTATGAGCAATTCCTGTTGGACAAGCTGTAATACCAATTACATCATAATGTCCTGATTTTGGAGCTGCTTTGACAGCTTTTGGTGTACTAAATAATTTTTGCACAGTTGCTACTGATTTTGCGTTTCTTAATCCTTCTTGTACTTCACTTTTAATTAAATAACTTGATAAATTTGCTAATGCATCTAAATGTTCATTCCCATCTTTACCATTTGTTATAATCAAAAAAACTAAAGAAACTGGTTTTTCATTGAGACTTTGTCACTCAACTTCATTTTTTAGTGAAACAAAAGCAATTGCTGATTGTTTCACTGTTGGATTTAAAACGTGTGGAATTGCAATACCTTCACCAATTCCAGTTGAACCTTGTTCTTCACGTTTGTAAACTGCTGCTTTAAAAGCTTTTTCATCTTTTACAAAACCTTCTGCAACTAATTTTGAACTTAAAAAGTCAATAACTTCATCCTTAGTTTTTAAATCTTGACTAAAAAATGAAATACTTTTTGAAAACATGTCTTTTATTTCCATGTTCAAATCCTCCTAGATTTCATTTACTTGTATTTTGTCCACTAAACTAGTAATAGCATTTTTATCTGCTAACCATTCAGTGAATGCAGTAGCAGCCCCACTGGCGGCTGCATACTGCAGTGATTTTTTGATTGAAAATTTTTGATCAATTCCATAGACAAAGCCCGCCAACATACTGTCACCGGCTCCAACTGAGTTAACTAATTCACCTTGAGCAACACCAACTTTAAAGTTAGTGTTATCTTGTCCAAAGAAGATACTTCCTTCTGAACCCATGCTTAATAAAATGTTTTGAGCCCCTAACTCTTTTAAATTTTGGATTAGTTTTTTTATTTCTGCAAAATCAAAATTTGGTTTAAATTCCACACCTAATGTTGAACAAATTTCTTCAAGATTGGGTTTTATTAAGAAAGGATGTGCTTTTAAGGCATTTTTTAATAAGTCATTAGTAGCATCACAAATCAAAGTTGCTTGCTGCTCGTTGACAATTTTCCCAATTGCTTCATAAATTGTTGAATCAATTCCCACAGCAACACTTCCTGTTGTGACAACTATGTCACCAGGAATAAGCTTAGCTGCAAGAGTTTTTAAAAACTCTTGTACTATTTCTGGCTCTGCTGTAAAACCCATTCCATTTAATTCTGTTTCTTGGTGTGAAGCTAAATGCTTAATTTTATAATTTACTCGTGTACTGCCTGGATTATAGATGAAATTTGTTGATAATTTAATTTCTTGAAATTTATCTGTAAAAATCTTTTTGTTATTTTCACCCATAATTCCAACAGCTTGAACCTGAGCACCCAAATTGTTTAAGATGACGGCTGCATTAATACCTTTTCCTCCAACAACTTTATACTCATCATTATAATAATTTGTAACCCCTAGTTGAACTTTTTTTGTTGTTAAAACAATGTGATCAATTGCAGGATTTAATGTAATTGTATAAATCATGTTTTACTCCTCATCACTAATTAAGGCTAGTTCCTTTTTGTTGCTAAATTTTATAAATGATTTTGAATCCATTTTACTTTTATCTGCTAATCCAAAACTCAATTGTGAACAACGAATGGCTTTTTTCTTAATTTCTGCTTCATCATCATTGGTAGTGTAAAAATTATACTCATTATCAACAGCATTGACCCCAATAAAAGCTACATCAAAGTTGTAATTTGAAATTGCATTTAAGGTTTCAACCCCACAAATTGCTTGAGTTGATAATTTTAATCTCCCTGGTAAAACATAAATATGTTTAACACCATTATTTGCTAACACTTGAGCATTGATAATTGAGTTTGTGTAAACTCTAACATTTAAGTTTGGGGTGATTAGTTGTGCTAAAAAATAAGTATTTGATCCTGCATCCAAAAAAATTGTTTCATTTTCTTTAACACAAAAAATTGCTTTTTGAGCAATTTTTTGTTTGGCTGCAACATTTGTAGTTAACTTATAGTCTAGTATCTCTTCTAAAATTGATTTTTCTTTAACAGATTTAGCCCCACCATGTACTCTTTCAAGTTTATTGATTTCACTTAGATCTGTTAAATCTCTTCGCAAGGTGGTAAATGGGATGCTCAGAACCTTAGATAATTCTTCATTGGTACAATATCCCTTCTTATTAACATAATCTAAGATATTTTTTCAACGTTCTTCTTTAAGCATTTTATCACCTCAAACATATTGTATATCAACTAATTTAAAAAAACAACCAAAATCAACCAAAAGAATTAAAAAACAACCAAAACTTTAATAGAGTAGTAATCTAACTAAATTACTGTTCTAAAAGCAAAATAAAAAAATGCTTAACCAACTTTTGGTATTTACCAATAAACTTGATTTTAGCATTCTTTTTGATTATTATCTTTTTTTACGCTTCTTGACTGGGTCAACCCCTCTTGATTTAGCCATGGCATAGTTTATGTCTCTAAACTGATACTCTTGTTCGATTGCTTCATCTCAAATAGGATTAATAACTTCTTTACTTAAACTTTCTTCTTTAGCTTCTTTGGCAATTTTGTCTGGATTTGCTCCTTGCTCAATTTTTGAAGCTTGTTCCATAGTTAGATATGGATCTTCAGGTCTAATTCCAGTATTAGTTAGAGAATCAAGTTGCATTCTAATTTGAGAAGAGGCTAATTTTTTATCTTTAAAATCAACTTGTCATTGAATTGGAAATTCGCGTTCAAAACTTTGAGTATCTTTAATAATTGTATAAAGAATATTGATGAATTTTTCAAAGCCTGTTTCACCTCTTCAAAATGTAGTTAAGTCATGATGGACTAATTCTCCACTAATTAAGTCAAATTTTGATGAGTGCATTTCAAAAATCTTTTCAGCCCAATCTCCCTCTTGAATTAAATAAAAGTTTGTAAACAAAGTACAATTAAAAATGTGTCGATCTACTTCATAGATTGAGAAATTAAAACGATCAACTGTTGTAATATCAATTGCTACATTAAAATTTGTAGTGTCAACAACTTTATTTAAATATTGTAAAACTGACTGAGCATATTTTAAAATAAATTTAAGTTTTTGACTTGAAAAGATTACTGTTTTTCATCTTGTGAAGTTAAAGTCAAGTTCTGAATCTTTTCTTGTTGAAGCAATATTAAAATCAAGATTTGCTCTAACAAAATCTTTAATTGGTAAATAAATCATTTCCTTATTTTTCATAATATTAATCTCCGATTCTATTAATTAAATAATAACGTATTTCAACAATTAAAACAACCCTTATATAGTGGTCAACAAGTTAGACAACCAAGAAAAAACAATATTAATTAAATTAGTATTGTTTTTAGTATTAATAAGTCAAAAAAATTGATTTATTGTGAGTAAAAGTTTATTGGATCCAATTTTTCAGAACTAACTAATTTGTTTCTTCTTCAACAACACTAGATGCTCTTTCAGCTAATTCAACACCAGGAACTTCTTTGATTGCAGTTATAGCTGTATTGAAGTGTTCAAGATCTCTGACTTGAAGCACCATTGAAGAACGAGTTAATAACTCTTCTTCACTAGTAATCAATTTAGCTTCTGTGACCTCAATTCTTTGTGTACCAAACACTTGAACTATTCCCTGTAAAACTCCAGGTCTAACACTTGTAACAATTCTCACTTTAACTTTGTAAGTGAGATTTGCTAATTTCTTAACATTTCAAACTGCTTCTAAAATATTTTTAACATTTTTTGTATTTAAAATGTTAACACACTTACTTCTGTGAATTTGAAAACCCTTTGATTTAGACATAAAAGCCACAATTTCTTCAACTGGTAGTGGAAAACAACATTCAGCAATGGTTGAACTCAGGTTTTCCATTTTATTAATAATTATATCACCTCGACTTGAAGTTGATTTGTACTTTCTAGTTTTAATATCTAGGATTTGATCATCATTCATTTCATCAGTGGCCTCAACAAAAACAACTTCAACGGCCTCTTTAATGGAAAAGTCCCCTCTTCCGATTGATAATAAAAAATCATCAATATTTTTATAATCTAAAACCAATAATTTTCTTTTAATTTCTTCTAGTGAATTTACTTTTCACTTTAAGTCATTTTCAATAATGTAACGATCAATCTCTCTTTTAGTATTTCTAATTAATTTTTGATTTGAAATAGTTTCTTCTCTGACAATTTTTTGAGATTTATCTGCTAAGAAATTTTCAATTGCTTTTTTAGCTGTTGAAGTTCTAACAAACTTCAACCATTTTTCTTGTGGTTCAATTTCAGTTGAAGTTTGCACTTCAATCATTTCTCCAGATTCTAAGGTTGTATTAAATGGAGAAAAAACCCCATTTATTTTAGCACCAACTGTGTGGTTTCCAACCTCAGTGTGGATTTTATATGCAAAGTCTAAAACTGTACTTCCAAATGGCAAGGTTACCACTTGTCCATCAGGAGTTAATACATAAATTAATGATGTTAAGTAGTCACTTTTAACTGTTTCTTCAATTTCAGCTTCTAATTTATCCATTCCAGATTCATATTCAACTTCTTCACCTTCTGAGGCTAATTTTTCTAAGTTCATGATTCTAGTAAACATGTCAACTTTTTCATCAATTTCTTTTTGTTTTGCTTCTACACTAACATTTTTTTCATTTTCTTTATATTTTCAATGAGCTGCAGCTCCATGCATAGCAATGTCTTCCATATTAAAAGTTCTAATTTGAACTTCAAAAATGATCCCATCCTTATTGGCGACTGTGGTGTGTAATGACTGGTACAAGTTATTTTTTGGAGTGGCAATATAGTCTTTAAAACGTCCTGATAAAGGTGTATACATTTGGTGGACTCAACCCATTACTGTATAACATTCATCCACATTTTCTGTAATAATCCGCACTGCAATAATATCATTGATGTCTGTGAAATTCTTTCCAAATGTGGTCATTTTACGATAGATTGAGTAAAATGACTTTGATCTTCCATAAACTTCAAATTTAGTGATTTTTTGCGAATCTTTTATTTTATTTTCAATATCTGAAATAATTTCATCAATAATTTGTTCACGTGCTTCAATATCTTCTTCTAGTAGTGCAGAAACTCTTTGGTATTCTTCTGGATTTAAGTAACGAAAACTTCAATCTTCTAAAAGGTTTTTAGCAGTTTTCATCCCAATTCTGTGAGCAATAGTTGAGTAAATTTCTAAGGTTTCTTTGGCAATAATTTTTTGTTTATCAGGGGGCATGTATTTTAAAGTTAACATATTGTGCATTCTGTCAGCAATTTTTACAATGATAACTCTAATGTCACGAATCATAGAAATAAACAATTTTCTTAAGTATTGTGCTTTCATTTGAGCACGATTTTCTTTGGTAAAAAAACTAACTTTTGTTACTGATTCAACAATGTTTGCCACATCAGTTCCAAAAATTTGTTCAATTTCTTCATGGGTTACAGGTGTATCTTCAATGACATCATGTAAAAGTCCAGCAATAATTGTTTTGGGACCCATTTTTCATTGAGCTAAGTAATATGCTGTAGATAAAGGGTGAATTATAAATTTGTCACCACTTTTACGCATTTGACCTTCATGCTTGTTTTCAGCATATAAATAAGCTTGACGAACTTCTTCAATAATTGTTTCATTATGGATGTATTTACGCATTTCTTCTAACAATAAGTTGACATCGCGACACTCAATATAGTGGAACTCTTCATTCAATTTATTTGACATAAAGCCACCCCCTGTTTACTCTAATGATTATATTATAATTAGGTCTCGAAAACAACAAAAAACTTTGCAACGATCAGAAGTGATAACTGCAAAGTTTGACTTTTTTTAGTAAGTAATTAAACTTACACTATTGTATTCTTGAAATAATTTGGCATCATGCAAGAATGATAAATCTGCTAAGAAGATTATTTTTTCAACACTAGCTTGGCAATCTTGAACTAGATTAACAATTGCTTGCATTGTTCCCCCAGTAGCTAAAACGTCATCAATAATGGCCACTTTATCTCCTGGTTGTAAATCTCCAATATGCATTTGAATATGACCTTGTCCATATTCTAATTTGTATTCTTTATTCATAACTTCTCTTGGTAGTTTACCTGGTTTTCTAACCAAGACAAAGCGGCACCCAGCAGCATAAGCTACTGCACTAGCAAACAAAAATCCGCGTGCTTCAGGTGCAACAATTACTGTTGCTTGAGATGCTTTAACTTGTTTTACCATCTCATCAACTGTGTATTTAAATGCTTCAACATCATTTAATAATGGTGTAATGTCTTTAAAAACTATACCTTCAATTGGGAAGTCTTTAACATCAACAATATATTTTTTTAGATCCATGTCTTTAATCCTTTAATCAACTAGTCGTTGATCCCTTCAATAATTTGTTCTTCACGACTCACTTTTAAGTTATTGATAAAGTGCTTACGGCTTAAGTGGTTTCTAATTCTAATTTGTTCTAAGGCCATTCAAATTGGTAAACAAATTAGCAACATTACTGCAATTGAGGCCACAACTGCAATTACTATTGCAATTCCGATTGTAGCAATTGGTGTAAAGGCAATTAAGAACAACACTGCAAAGGCAATATAAATTAAACCTACAAGAATTGAACGTTTTAAACCATATTTAAAGGTTTGCACCATAACTTCTTTCAAGTAGTTATTTTTACGAGAAACTCGATTAATTTGAATCTTAGTTTCACGTTTTTTATCTTTATAACTTAATCATTTTTCATGTTTGTATTTTTTAAAATCATTTTTAATTTTAACAATATCTTCTTTGGTTAAGTTATCTGCTTTTAAGGCAACTTTTTTCTCAGTTTTTTGTACAAAGATTTCATCACGAATCATTCTTTTTAGATTCTTTAATTCAGCAGATAAACTAATTTCTTCTTTGAAGAATTGTTTTAGACTATTTTCATCTTTTGTAGCAATCAAGGAGCGCGACTTCCCAAACACACTCATCATTGATGTGACCATTACCAACATACTAATTGAAATAGCCACAAGTACTCCTACTCCAAAACTCAAGTGTAAGGCAATAACTGCAGCAAGTGTAATTGCTGGTACTAAGACAATTCCAATTACCATAGCAATATAATATGTTCACTTAAATCTAATTAGGATGTAAATTAACATAACTAGGACAATTGATAATAATGCATATGAAATTTGCACTGACATTCTTAAGATTGTTGAAGCACGAATTTGTTTGGTAATGTATCCACCATTTTCACTAACAGCTTGTTCACGGTTTAAACCACCAACCACTGTAAATAGATTTCTAATTGCTTGTGATTGGGTTGAGTTAGTAGTCATTACAGCTAAGGTAACTCAAGGTACATCTTCGTCAGAAGTACTTCCAGATTGGAAAGTGAAACTTGAACCATGAGAAACAATAAATTTATGATTCTGATACTGACGACGAGTACTCATATTTGACAACTGTGCCACTTGGTTTACATAACTTGGGTTGTTAAATAAAATTGTTAAGAAACTTGAAACTGTATATTCAATGCTAATTTCTGAATTAGTTCCTGTACTTTGATTTGAAAGCAAGTCAACTAGTTCACTTCTTAAACTCTCATCAATATCAGTACGGTTAGGTACATTTTCAATGGCAGTATAAACTTGATCTAACTGGTTACCTCAAATTGTGTATTCTGTTCTATTACCAAAAGTATTATCATAATTTGGTCCAAATAGACCCCCAATTACTGCAGCAACTGCAGTTAGTGAAGCAATAACAATAGCAAAGATTTTTGAACCACGTTTAATTTGTTTTTCAACAACATTGGTTTTTACTTTGGCATTTGTTGATAGTAGAATTTCACTTTCAGCTTCAATGATTTCTTGAGTATCATCTGCTAAAATGAATTTTAATTCTTCAATCTTTAAATCCAATTTGAAAACCTTTTTTGGATGTTTGGTTTTTTTTGTTTCTAATTTTGTAATTTTTTTTGTAATTCTTGATTTATATTTTTCTGTTAATTTTAAGTTTTTAGCTTTAACTTTTTCATCAATTTTGCTAATTTTTTGTTCTATAACTGCAATTTTGTTAGTGACTACACTAATTTTTGCAGCATTTTTGCTTGTAGCATTATTTAAATTGTCTAACTTAACTCTTAGAGTTCTTAGTTTATAAGCTAATCAAGCATTATTTTGATTGGCAAAATCTGTGTTTAAGGCAAATAATGCTGCTTTATTTTCAAACATATTTGTAGCAATAACTAATTTATAAAGGATTAATCCAAACAATAAACCAATTACAAATGAGAAAGCAACTCCCATTAAGACTAGAATAGCAAATGATTGAATGGCATTAGTTGAAATTCAAAACATTGAAATTGCTGGAATAATCAAGGCCACTAACATATCTACTGCCAAAGTAATTGTTTCTTTCACGGCAATACTGTAACTCACCTTTGTATTTCTCTGCTTTAAGAAAATGTTAAACTTGGTTTGTTCAAAAATCATTGAAAAGATTTCTAGATTAATTGCTGTAATAATAAACACTGCGAAGATTGCTTCTGCACCTAAGGTTAAACTAAATCATGTTGAAGCCAGTAATGTGAGCATTGTAATTGCACTAATGATGGCAAGCATAATAATTCCCATAACTCTGTAAGCTATTAAAGCATAAATTAAGAGCGCTAAGACAAAACATAGTAGAAAGGCTGCAGAAACTCACAACATTATTGATGTAATTGTGGCTCCAATTGCTGAAATGTTATTAA includes these proteins:
- a CDS encoding adenine phosphoribosyltransferase, with translation MDLKKYIVDVKDFPIEGIVFKDITPLLNDVEAFKYTVDEMVKQVKASQATVIVAPEARGFLFASAVAYAAGCRFVLVRKPGKLPREVMNKEYKLEYGQGHIQMHIGDLQPGDKVAIIDDVLATGGTMQAIVNLVQDCQASVEKIIFLADLSFLHDAKLFQEYNSVSLITY
- a CDS encoding RelA/SpoT family protein, yielding MSNKLNEEFHYIECRDVNLLLEEMRKYIHNETIIEEVRQAYLYAENKHEGQMRKSGDKFIIHPLSTAYYLAQWKMGPKTIIAGLLHDVIEDTPVTHEEIEQIFGTDVANIVESVTKVSFFTKENRAQMKAQYLRKLFISMIRDIRVIIVKIADRMHNMLTLKYMPPDKQKIIAKETLEIYSTIAHRIGMKTAKNLLEDWSFRYLNPEEYQRVSALLEEDIEAREQIIDEIISDIENKIKDSQKITKFEVYGRSKSFYSIYRKMTTFGKNFTDINDIIAVRIITENVDECYTVMGWVHQMYTPLSGRFKDYIATPKNNLYQSLHTTVANKDGIIFEVQIRTFNMEDIAMHGAAAHWKYKENEKNVSVEAKQKEIDEKVDMFTRIMNLEKLASEGEEVEYESGMDKLEAEIEETVKSDYLTSLIYVLTPDGQVVTLPFGSTVLDFAYKIHTEVGNHTVGAKINGVFSPFNTTLESGEMIEVQTSTEIEPQEKWLKFVRTSTAKKAIENFLADKSQKIVREETISNQKLIRNTKREIDRYIIENDLKWKVNSLEEIKRKLLVLDYKNIDDFLLSIGRGDFSIKEAVEVVFVEATDEMNDDQILDIKTRKYKSTSSRGDIIINKMENLSSTIAECCFPLPVEEIVAFMSKSKGFQIHRSKCVNILNTKNVKNILEAVWNVKKLANLTYKVKVRIVTSVRPGVLQGIVQVFGTQRIEVTEAKLITSEEELLTRSSMVLQVRDLEHFNTAITAIKEVPGVELAERASSVVEEETN
- a CDS encoding DeoR/GlpR family DNA-binding transcription regulator produces the protein MLKEERWKNILDYVNKKGYCTNEELSKVLSIPFTTLRRDLTDLSEINKLERVHGGAKSVKEKSILEEILDYKLTTNVAAKQKIAQKAIFCVKENETIFLDAGSNTYFLAQLITPNLNVRVYTNSIINAQVLANNGVKHIYVLPGRLKLSTQAICGVETLNAISNYNFDVAFIGVNAVDNEYNFYTTNDDEAEIKKKAIRCSQLSFGLADKSKMDSKSFIKFSNKKELALISDEE
- a CDS encoding PTS fructose transporter subunit IIABC, coding for MEIKDMFSKSISFFSQDLKTKDEVIDFLSSKLVAEGFVKDEKAFKAAVYKREEQGSTGIGEGIAIPHVLNPTVKQSAIAFVSLKNEVEWQSLNEKPVSLVFLIITNGKDGNEHLDALANLSSYLIKSEVQEGLRNAKSVATVQKLFSTPKAVKAAPKSGHYDVIGITACPTGIAHTYLAAEKIEEYASQLGLTAKVETQGRRGVDNKLTAEDIANAKYIILAHDKAINGMGRFNGFEVIDTSTKDAIYNGKELINDYKNHKNLKKIENVKDDNEGSGELTLGQFKKVKDNLLAGVSRMLPFVVAGGIILGIGFLLDYIYLTVNGFVGVASPAKLAALVGSGVEDPSITAAWDILGSGQTYVINNVTYYSSGSFGTVWIVAHFFSAIGKVGMELMIPILSAYVCYSLVGAQGLMPGAVAGLLANGNGMVYGTAGNWSGAWTRFLPESLSGLSSGFIGALVGAYLAGLAVLGLSKLMKNFGKGLQGVRDIVFIPVLSLLAIAIIMLAINIPLGYVMFGLQEGITYLASKNLMWLVCIIIGAMMCVDMGGPINKIAYVLGVLSVGFALVKDTNSAAYDQQTMVMTAAMTAGMIPPLGIAVSTVLFPRQWSEKNRDAAKANWLMGMCFISEGAIPFMIEDPKRIMGSAVAGGATAGAIVGILKIAINAPHGGIFVSPLTNSLLFDSASAQKAMGVVGFILAVIAGTFVMALILGFWRMADIKKGKLALSGTNGVKESLETKIAKFADNPAKQDALKARLEKYNAYEADLVVRQAAYQELVVQRESQKAAKKAMK
- a CDS encoding 1-phosphofructokinase family hexose kinase, with protein sequence MIYTITLNPAIDHIVLTTKKVQLGVTNYYNDEYKVVGGKGINAAVILNNLGAQVQAVGIMGENNKKIFTDKFQEIKLSTNFIYNPGSTRVNYKIKHLASHQETELNGMGFTAEPEIVQEFLKTLAAKLIPGDIVVTTGSVAVGIDSTIYEAIGKIVNEQQATLICDATNDLLKNALKAHPFLIKPNLEEICSTLGVEFKPNFDFAEIKKLIQNLKELGAQNILLSMGSEGSIFFGQDNTNFKVGVAQGELVNSVGAGDSMLAGFVYGIDQKFSIKKSLQYAAASGAATAFTEWLADKNAITSLVDKIQVNEI
- a CDS encoding protein translocase SecDF, variant type, with the protein product MVEVIDNTQQKDVINNPKRSKPKAKRFFNIFTILLMIGALISGIFFSTQYFSENYKLGSDFKGHYSALVAVSDISADAKESQNNQPNGDAREAASVLEQRLNPMGTNQIIVETAGANYLKVLSPIDAYNSETEFKNQIQRNGGAIILNKDLKDMQFTDDTRKGINEYFTSAKSTSITSNAGKNPAIEFDLNGETFTSLFGESESEISSTIMIDADGLYNDIRNWYNLVPGNDLRTRVESFYDNVIRTLKISYNAAGDNKLDENQKKVIDDLFIGRYLERSTGNVEQYRYVNVLNIASDREGFVTTFTNYLNNGFEYVSDTSKYVYDPNATTDDFAAGGKYSQNVNGNALSGSGGVSQIELGVIRDVFERINTFMVKFVRDSINSWTQNSKIMETKIQSYFLMDGTIFKSAGSTNGNILLANSYIRDNKLIIEYSNQPESKARIGAAIFNASTRGFVFTVNNISAIGATITSIMLWVSAAFLLCFVLALLIYALIAYRVMGIIMLAIISAITMLTLLASTWFSLTLGAEAIFAVFIITAINLEIFSMIFEQTKFNIFLKQRNTKVSYSIAVKETITLAVDMLVALIIPAISMFWISTNAIQSFAILVLMGVAFSFVIGLLFGLILYKLVIATNMFENKAALFALNTDFANQNNAWLAYKLRTLRVKLDNLNNATSKNAAKISVVTNKIAVIEQKISKIDEKVKAKNLKLTEKYKSRITKKITKLETKKTKHPKKVFKLDLKIEELKFILADDTQEIIEAESEILLSTNAKVKTNVVEKQIKRGSKIFAIVIASLTAVAAVIGGLFGPNYDNTFGNRTEYTIWGNQLDQVYTAIENVPNRTDIDESLRSELVDLLSNQSTGTNSEISIEYTVSSFLTILFNNPSYVNQVAQLSNMSTRRQYQNHKFIVSHGSSFTFQSGSTSDEDVPWVTLAVMTTNSTQSQAIRNLFTVVGGLNREQAVSENGGYITKQIRASTILRMSVQISYALLSIVLVMLIYILIRFKWTYYIAMVIGIVLVPAITLAAVIALHLSFGVGVLVAISISMLVMVTSMMSVFGKSRSLIATKDENSLKQFFKEEISLSAELKNLKRMIRDEIFVQKTEKKVALKADNLTKEDIVKIKNDFKKYKHEKWLSYKDKKRETKIQINRVSRKNNYLKEVMVQTFKYGLKRSILVGLIYIAFAVLFLIAFTPIATIGIAIVIAVVASIAVMLLICLPIWMALEQIRIRNHLSRKHFINNLKVSREEQIIEGIND